The following are from one region of the Salvia hispanica cultivar TCC Black 2014 chromosome 1, UniMelb_Shisp_WGS_1.0, whole genome shotgun sequence genome:
- the LOC125219827 gene encoding FCS-Like Zinc finger 15-like — MPIKRNLSVATAAPVKLIKTAHAPPRNSGFLERCHYCNKRIAKNSDVFMYSDLCAFCSVECRDRQISLDKLGGSN, encoded by the exons ATGCCGATCAAGCGAAATCTCTCCGTCGCCACGGCGGCTCCAGTAAAGCTCATCAAAACAGCCCACGCGCCGCCGCGGAATAGCGGTTTCCTCGAGCGGTGTCACTACTGCAACAAGCGGATTGCTAAGAATTCTGATGTTTTTATGTACAG TGACCTCTGTGCTTTCTGCTCTGTTGAATGCCGGGATCGTCAGATTAGTCTGGATAAATTGGGTGGATCAAATTAG
- the LOC125216465 gene encoding type I inositol polyphosphate 5-phosphatase 4 isoform X1 → MRNGNSKKSKFSWPKTLVKKWLNIKGKTEDFHADDIISGGVDEEWRNNFREREEACTIKKSKTVERSGRRTSDRLRRSKIDLEASQLTDVHNSRIFVATWNVAGKSPPSYLNLEEWLHTSPPADVYVLGFQEIVPLNAGNVLGTEDNGPARKWLALIRETLNSLPGSSGNCRTPSPVPDPIVELDDDFEGSNRENASSFFHRRSFQSLSHSMRVVEDDSSMSQPRLDRRYSVCDRAIYGRSRPSDYCYDPNGRWDCSSDDDNNGLSESHCTYSSSIPYNGSASMEDRDRGPVQSRYCLVASKQMVGIFLTVWVKRDLRDAVRNLKVSCVGRGLMGYLGNKGSISISLSLHQTSFCFICSHLTSGEKDGDELRRNSDVMEILRKTRFPRVHGVGDENSPQTILEHDRIIWLGDLNYRIALSYRCAKALVEMRNWRVLLDNDQLRVELRHGRVFTGWNEGRIYFPPTYKYSNNSDRYAGEDMHPKEKRRTPAWCDRILWYGRGLQQLSYVRGESRFSDHRPVYSIFLAEVESINRNRIKKNMAYSSSRVEVEEMLPYAHGYLQSNFF, encoded by the exons ATGAGAAATGGGAACTCCAAGAAAAGCAAG TTTTCATGGCCGAAGACATTGGTGAAGAAATGGCTCAACATCAAAGGCAAAACTGAGGATTTTCACGCTGATGACATCATTTCCGGAG GTGTTGATGAAGAATGGAGGAACAATTTCAGAGAGAGGGAGGAGGCATGCACTATCAAGAAAAGCAAAACAG TAGAGAGATCAGGTAGACGAACCTCAGATCGTCTCCGAAGAAGTAAGATTGATCTTGAGGCCTCCCAGCTCACAGATGTGCATAACTCTAG AATCTTTGTGGCAACATGGAATGTGGCTGGGAAATCTCCACCTAGTTATCTAAATCTTGAAGAATGGCTGCACACTTCGCCTCCAGCGGATGTTTATGTCCTAGG gtTTCAAGAAATTGTCCCTTTAAACGCTGGTAATGTTTTGGGCACAGAGGATAATGGCCCTGCTAGGAAATGGCTGGCACTTATTCGAGAAACGCTGAATAGTCTACCGGGGAGTAGTGGCAACTGTCGCACTCCTTCACCGGTGCCTGACCCTATAGTTGAGTTAGATGATGATTTTGAAGGATCCAACAGGGAGAATGCTTCCTCTTTCTTCCACCGCCGTTCCTTCCAGTCATTGAGCCATAGCATGAGGGTGGTCGAGGATGACAGCTCGATGTCCCAACCAAGGCTTGATCGTAGATACAGTGTCTGCGATAGAGCTATCTACGGCCGTAGTAGGCCAAGTGATTACTGTTACGATCCGAATGGGAGGTGGGATTGCTCCTCAGATGATGATAATAACGGATTGAGTGAGTCCCATTGTACTTATTCCTCGTCCATTCCATACAATGGTTCTGCTTCTATGGAGGATAGAGACAGGGGTCCTGTTCAGTCGAGGTATTGCTTGGTTGCAAGCAAGCAAATGGTGGGGATTTTTCTCACTGTTTGGGTCAAGAGGGATCTAAGAGACGCAGTACGGAATCTGAAGGTCTCGTGTGTCGGTAGAGGCTTGATGGGGTATCTTGGAAACAAG GGTTCGATATCTATTAGCTTGTCTTTGCACCAAACGAGCTTCTGCTTCATTTGTAGCCATTTGACCTCTGGAGAAAAGGATGGTGATGAGCTGAGGAGGAATTCCGATGTCATGGAGATTCTGAGGAAAACGCGGTTCCCACGAGTTCATGGCGTTGGTGACGAGAACTCTCCTCAAACAATTCTTGAGCATGA TCGAATCATATGGCTCGGGGACTTGAATTACCGAATAGCGCTATCTTACCGATGTGCAAAAGCTCTCGTTGAGATGAGGAACTGGAGAGTTTTGTTAGATAATGACCAG CTTCGTGTAGAGCTGCGACATGGGAGAGTCTTTACCggatggaacgaagggaggaTATATTTCCCCCCTACgtacaaatattcaaacaatTCTGACCGGTATGCAGGTGAAGATATGCATCCAAAAGAGAAACGAAGAACACCAGCGTGGTGTGATCGTATATTATGGTATGGCCGTGGCCTCCAACAACTATCATATGTTCGTGGGGAGTCTAGGTTTTCCGATCACAGACCAGTATACAGTATATTTCTGGCAGAAGTCGAGTCCATCAATCGCAACCGCATCAAGAAAAACATGGCTTATTCGAGCTCAAGAGTTGAGGTTGAAGAAATGCTTCCATATGCACATGGTTATCTTCAATCGAATTTCTTCTaa
- the LOC125202577 gene encoding sphingolipid delta(4)-desaturase DES1-like, which yields MGHQWKHNGEEEKEEGVMASDFFWSYTDEPHASRRKLILSKYPQIRHLFGPDPFASLQIAGVVFIQIWTAAFLSNESWLKILIVAYFFGSFLNNNLFLAIHELSHNLAFSTPVYNRWLGIFANLPIGVPMSVTFQKYHLEHHRYQGVDGVDMDIPSRAEAFLVRNAFTKSIWVIMQLFFYALRPLFLKPKPPGLWEFVNLIVQAGLDVGVVYLWGWKALGYLMLSTFVGGGMHPMAGHFISEHYVFNPSQETYSYYGPLNLMTWNVGYHNEHHDFPRIPGNKLHKLKEIAPEYYDGLDSYRSWSQVIYMYIMDGAVGPFSRMKRSLSVKSNGKSE from the exons ATGGGGCATCAATGGAAACACAacggagaagaagaaaaagaagagggaGTCATGGCTTCTGACTTTTTCTGGTCTTACACAGACGAGCCTCATGCCTCCCGCAGAAAACTCATCCTTTCCAAATACCCTCAAATCAGACATCTTTTTGGCCCTGATCCCTTTGCTTCTCTCCAG ATTGCTGGGGTTGTATTCATTCAAATATGGACTGCAGCTTTCCTGAGCAATGAATCATGGTTGAAGATACTAATTGTAGCCTACTTCTTTGGCTCTTTTCTCAACAACAATCTCTTCTTGGCTATCCATGAGCTCAGCCACAACTTAGCCTTCTCCACTCCAGTTTACAACCGGTGGCTTGGCATATTCGCTAACCTCCCCATCGGGGTGCCAATGTCTGTCACCTTCCAAAAGTATCACCTCGAGCACCATCGCTATCAAGGCGTGGATGGGGTTGACATGGACATTCCCAGTAGGGCCGAGGCCTTTCTTGTTAGAAATGCCTTCACCAAATCAATTTGGGTCATAATGCAGCTGTTCTTTTACGCTCTTCGCCCTCTGTTTCTCAAACCAAAGCCTCCGGGGCTGTGGGAGTTTGTCAACTTGATTGTGCAGGCAGGGCTGGATGTTGGTGTGGTGTATCTGTGGGGGTGGAAGGCATTGGGTTATTTGATGCTCTCTACATTTGTTGGAGGTGGGATGCACCCTATGGCTGGCCACTTCATCTCTGAACACTACGTTTTCAACCCGAGTCAAGAGACCTATTCGTATTATGGCCCTTTGAATCTGATGACATGGAACGTGGGGTACCATAACGAGCACCATGACTTCCCAAGGATTCCCGGGAATAAGCTGCACAAGTTGAAGGAGATTGCACCCGAGTATTATGATGGCTTGGATTCGTATAGGTCTTGGAGTCAGGTGATCTACATGTACATTATGGATGGGGCGGTTGGGCCTTTTAGCCGGATGAAGAGAAGCCTATCGGTGAAGAGTAACGGCAAATCTGAATAG
- the LOC125216465 gene encoding type I inositol polyphosphate 5-phosphatase 4 isoform X2 encodes MRNGNSKKSKFSWPKTLVKKWLNIKGKTEDFHADDIISGGVDEEWRNNFREREEACTIKKSKTERSGRRTSDRLRRSKIDLEASQLTDVHNSRIFVATWNVAGKSPPSYLNLEEWLHTSPPADVYVLGFQEIVPLNAGNVLGTEDNGPARKWLALIRETLNSLPGSSGNCRTPSPVPDPIVELDDDFEGSNRENASSFFHRRSFQSLSHSMRVVEDDSSMSQPRLDRRYSVCDRAIYGRSRPSDYCYDPNGRWDCSSDDDNNGLSESHCTYSSSIPYNGSASMEDRDRGPVQSRYCLVASKQMVGIFLTVWVKRDLRDAVRNLKVSCVGRGLMGYLGNKGSISISLSLHQTSFCFICSHLTSGEKDGDELRRNSDVMEILRKTRFPRVHGVGDENSPQTILEHDRIIWLGDLNYRIALSYRCAKALVEMRNWRVLLDNDQLRVELRHGRVFTGWNEGRIYFPPTYKYSNNSDRYAGEDMHPKEKRRTPAWCDRILWYGRGLQQLSYVRGESRFSDHRPVYSIFLAEVESINRNRIKKNMAYSSSRVEVEEMLPYAHGYLQSNFF; translated from the exons ATGAGAAATGGGAACTCCAAGAAAAGCAAG TTTTCATGGCCGAAGACATTGGTGAAGAAATGGCTCAACATCAAAGGCAAAACTGAGGATTTTCACGCTGATGACATCATTTCCGGAG GTGTTGATGAAGAATGGAGGAACAATTTCAGAGAGAGGGAGGAGGCATGCACTATCAAGAAAAGCAAAACAG AGAGATCAGGTAGACGAACCTCAGATCGTCTCCGAAGAAGTAAGATTGATCTTGAGGCCTCCCAGCTCACAGATGTGCATAACTCTAG AATCTTTGTGGCAACATGGAATGTGGCTGGGAAATCTCCACCTAGTTATCTAAATCTTGAAGAATGGCTGCACACTTCGCCTCCAGCGGATGTTTATGTCCTAGG gtTTCAAGAAATTGTCCCTTTAAACGCTGGTAATGTTTTGGGCACAGAGGATAATGGCCCTGCTAGGAAATGGCTGGCACTTATTCGAGAAACGCTGAATAGTCTACCGGGGAGTAGTGGCAACTGTCGCACTCCTTCACCGGTGCCTGACCCTATAGTTGAGTTAGATGATGATTTTGAAGGATCCAACAGGGAGAATGCTTCCTCTTTCTTCCACCGCCGTTCCTTCCAGTCATTGAGCCATAGCATGAGGGTGGTCGAGGATGACAGCTCGATGTCCCAACCAAGGCTTGATCGTAGATACAGTGTCTGCGATAGAGCTATCTACGGCCGTAGTAGGCCAAGTGATTACTGTTACGATCCGAATGGGAGGTGGGATTGCTCCTCAGATGATGATAATAACGGATTGAGTGAGTCCCATTGTACTTATTCCTCGTCCATTCCATACAATGGTTCTGCTTCTATGGAGGATAGAGACAGGGGTCCTGTTCAGTCGAGGTATTGCTTGGTTGCAAGCAAGCAAATGGTGGGGATTTTTCTCACTGTTTGGGTCAAGAGGGATCTAAGAGACGCAGTACGGAATCTGAAGGTCTCGTGTGTCGGTAGAGGCTTGATGGGGTATCTTGGAAACAAG GGTTCGATATCTATTAGCTTGTCTTTGCACCAAACGAGCTTCTGCTTCATTTGTAGCCATTTGACCTCTGGAGAAAAGGATGGTGATGAGCTGAGGAGGAATTCCGATGTCATGGAGATTCTGAGGAAAACGCGGTTCCCACGAGTTCATGGCGTTGGTGACGAGAACTCTCCTCAAACAATTCTTGAGCATGA TCGAATCATATGGCTCGGGGACTTGAATTACCGAATAGCGCTATCTTACCGATGTGCAAAAGCTCTCGTTGAGATGAGGAACTGGAGAGTTTTGTTAGATAATGACCAG CTTCGTGTAGAGCTGCGACATGGGAGAGTCTTTACCggatggaacgaagggaggaTATATTTCCCCCCTACgtacaaatattcaaacaatTCTGACCGGTATGCAGGTGAAGATATGCATCCAAAAGAGAAACGAAGAACACCAGCGTGGTGTGATCGTATATTATGGTATGGCCGTGGCCTCCAACAACTATCATATGTTCGTGGGGAGTCTAGGTTTTCCGATCACAGACCAGTATACAGTATATTTCTGGCAGAAGTCGAGTCCATCAATCGCAACCGCATCAAGAAAAACATGGCTTATTCGAGCTCAAGAGTTGAGGTTGAAGAAATGCTTCCATATGCACATGGTTATCTTCAATCGAATTTCTTCTaa